The following coding sequences lie in one Nitrospirota bacterium genomic window:
- a CDS encoding O-antigen ligase family protein, translating to MHASLVKSQDAVIVSVLAAVLAFGLTLTTPMVGIQVVFGFLIVLIAFTSVPAALFLLIFSMLLSPEIAVGHVDGRGVGARDLSLRVDDLLLVIIGFSWLVKTIIYRDLALIRETPLNRPIAYYMLACVLATLIGVIAGRVRPLTGFFFILKYFEYFFVFFMVVNHVSTKRQVVSLVTALLAICFVISVYAILQIPSGQRASAPFEGESGEPNTLGGYLVFIMAIVMGLFLHLKSNPIRVVLVLLMGFISLALMATLSRSSYLAAGVLMLAVAATQWRRPGVLALMLLLAVALPFVVPDNVKNRVNETFFGRQYGGEIKVGRVGLDLSTTERLRSWQYVLNDWLHSPLLGRGVTGYAWADAQYVKILGETGLAGLVAFIFLIVRLWRRARETFLSEQDPFCKGLAHGLLLGMVAMLAHGVGANTFIIIRIMEPFWLCAGLVMILPRLTSEQTDGTLQRARA from the coding sequence ATGCATGCGTCATTGGTGAAATCGCAAGATGCCGTCATCGTTTCGGTGTTGGCCGCCGTACTCGCGTTCGGCCTCACGCTGACGACTCCCATGGTCGGCATCCAGGTTGTCTTCGGTTTTCTTATCGTCCTGATCGCCTTCACCTCGGTACCCGCCGCGCTCTTCCTGCTCATCTTTTCCATGTTACTCTCTCCGGAAATTGCGGTCGGGCATGTGGACGGTCGAGGCGTCGGGGCGCGTGATCTCTCGTTGCGTGTGGACGATCTTCTGCTGGTGATTATCGGATTCAGTTGGCTGGTCAAAACGATTATCTACCGCGATCTGGCCCTCATTCGAGAAACGCCACTCAATCGTCCCATCGCCTACTACATGCTGGCCTGTGTGCTCGCCACACTCATCGGCGTCATCGCCGGACGGGTTCGTCCCCTGACGGGATTTTTCTTCATCCTGAAATACTTTGAATATTTCTTCGTCTTCTTTATGGTAGTGAATCATGTGTCGACTAAACGTCAGGTCGTCAGTTTGGTCACCGCGTTGCTTGCCATCTGCTTCGTCATCAGTGTCTACGCGATTCTTCAAATCCCGAGCGGGCAACGGGCGAGTGCGCCGTTTGAAGGGGAGAGCGGAGAGCCCAATACCCTTGGTGGGTATCTGGTCTTCATCATGGCCATCGTCATGGGCCTGTTTCTCCACTTGAAGTCCAATCCGATTCGGGTGGTACTCGTGCTGCTGATGGGGTTTATCAGTCTCGCGCTGATGGCCACGCTGTCTCGTTCATCGTACCTGGCTGCTGGAGTCTTGATGCTGGCTGTCGCTGCGACGCAGTGGCGGAGACCCGGTGTGCTCGCGTTGATGCTCCTGCTCGCCGTGGCCCTTCCGTTTGTTGTGCCGGACAATGTGAAAAACCGCGTCAACGAGACGTTTTTCGGGCGGCAGTATGGCGGCGAAATCAAAGTCGGGCGTGTCGGGTTGGATCTGTCCACGACTGAGCGGCTGCGTTCCTGGCAATATGTGCTGAATGATTGGCTCCATAGTCCTCTGCTCGGGCGGGGTGTCACCGGGTATGCCTGGGCAGACGCGCAATATGTCAAGATCCTCGGTGAAACGGGTCTTGCCGGTCTGGTCGCATTCATCTTCCTGATCGTCCGCTTGTGGCGCCGCGCGCGGGAGACCTTTCTGTCCGAACAGGATCCCTTCTGTAAAGGATTGGCCCATGGGTTGCTGCTCGGCATGGTGGCCATGCTGGCGCATGGCGTGGGAGCCAATACCTTCATCATCATTCGTATCATGGAGCCATTCTGGCTCTGCGCGGGACTCGTCATGATCTTGCCACGTCTGACATCGGAGCAAACGGACGGCACCCTTCAGCGAGCGCGGGCATGA
- a CDS encoding glycosyltransferase family 4 protein, with product MRWFIFCYWYEPDAPSDPVGLVRLWTLARQLVEQGDSVTVLPPRYRSSLLQRGFSTAPIPLLSWPLLRPLSYAVVSCFVGLVQACKSKPDIVYYRWMDSPHPLLFARLVGAQCVCEVNGEPVPDWSETDRGLKLRLKHWLASFALRRCDRVVVLTVGLRDLVIHRYRVAAERVAVVPSGTDTGLFAPQDAATCRHRLGLDANRDYIGFVGSFYRYQGLHCLLDAMAIIRRTRPSVHLLLVGDGEAAPELKQQAERLALTSCITWAGRIPYREVPIWIGSTTLCVAPFRGDRGETSPVKVFDYLACGRPVIASAIPSVSAIFSVEAGVVLVPPDDPVSLAEAVVALLDDRERQSDMATQGRRFIEQDYSWTHLTTRLKEWLAARQVPIHHAHSSVL from the coding sequence ATGAGGTGGTTCATCTTCTGTTATTGGTATGAGCCGGATGCGCCATCCGATCCCGTCGGGCTTGTCCGGCTCTGGACGTTGGCACGTCAGCTCGTCGAACAAGGCGACAGCGTGACCGTGCTCCCCCCTCGATACCGGTCCTCGTTGCTTCAACGTGGTTTTTCGACCGCGCCGATCCCACTCCTCTCTTGGCCGCTCTTGCGGCCGCTGTCCTATGCGGTGGTTTCCTGTTTCGTCGGACTTGTGCAAGCCTGCAAGTCGAAACCTGACATCGTCTATTACCGGTGGATGGACAGCCCTCATCCGTTGCTCTTTGCGAGACTCGTCGGAGCTCAGTGTGTCTGTGAAGTGAATGGGGAGCCGGTGCCTGATTGGTCGGAGACCGACCGCGGGCTCAAGCTGAGGCTCAAACATTGGCTGGCATCGTTTGCGCTCAGGCGCTGCGATCGGGTGGTTGTCTTGACCGTTGGATTGCGGGATCTCGTCATTCACCGCTATCGGGTTGCTGCTGAGCGAGTGGCCGTAGTACCGAGCGGGACGGATACCGGCTTATTTGCTCCTCAGGACGCCGCGACATGTCGGCATCGACTTGGGTTGGACGCTAATAGGGACTACATTGGTTTTGTCGGGAGCTTTTATCGATATCAAGGACTGCATTGTTTGTTAGATGCGATGGCCATCATCAGGCGGACGAGACCATCTGTGCATCTCCTTTTAGTTGGTGATGGAGAAGCTGCGCCGGAGTTGAAACAGCAAGCAGAACGCTTAGCACTGACTTCGTGCATTACCTGGGCAGGCAGGATACCCTATCGGGAGGTTCCGATCTGGATCGGTTCGACGACGCTCTGCGTGGCTCCGTTCCGAGGGGATAGGGGGGAAACATCTCCGGTCAAAGTGTTTGATTACCTGGCCTGCGGAAGGCCCGTGATTGCCAGCGCGATTCCCTCAGTCTCCGCCATATTTTCTGTTGAGGCCGGAGTCGTCTTGGTTCCGCCTGACGATCCGGTCTCATTGGCTGAGGCGGTGGTAGCTTTACTGGACGACCGGGAACGGCAATCTGATATGGCTACGCAGGGCCGACGTTTCATTGAGCAGGATTATAGTTGGACGCACCTCACGACTCGCTTGAAAGAATGGCTTGCCGCCAGGCAGGTTCCGATACACCATGCGCATTCTTCTGTTCTGTGA
- a CDS encoding glycosyltransferase family 4 protein has protein sequence MRILLFCDEDLSIAAGGARQVLEFAKALSLRGHTIKILGPQPVQGHQLAQEFASLSFHPVWVWRMAGLRPFSFLIASWAVLRQELVTWRPDVLLWFDSPGQMAPLLALSGHRCASVLFVNGFPEEEVQGFWRFPLIRWVLRTALKVAAHRVEAVVSICGEIVTQMQQSWGVLPERCFVVRNGVDGDRFHPQSHGAARQVLGLPASGPYIGFVGGFFPWHGLETLIDAVGLVRDKVPTATFLLVGDGQTRPALEELVQQRGLTDIVRFVGRADWAQVPTWIAACDVCVVLHRHTRSYPGDSMKLWEYLACGRPVVTTVGPGYGETVEAIGCGLAAQPDDAEDLARQLLRLLEDQDARATMGERGRMAVVQSHTWGARAQELERVCLAAHAAAQRTT, from the coding sequence ATGCGCATTCTTCTGTTCTGTGATGAAGACCTGAGTATTGCAGCAGGCGGAGCCAGGCAGGTTCTTGAATTTGCCAAGGCTCTTTCGTTACGCGGTCATACCATTAAAATTCTTGGCCCTCAGCCTGTTCAAGGACATCAACTCGCGCAGGAGTTTGCCTCGCTGTCGTTCCATCCTGTTTGGGTCTGGCGGATGGCTGGACTCAGGCCCTTTTCCTTTCTGATTGCGTCATGGGCTGTGCTCCGGCAAGAACTGGTGACGTGGCGGCCGGATGTGCTGCTCTGGTTCGATTCACCGGGGCAGATGGCTCCATTGCTCGCCCTGTCCGGCCATCGCTGTGCGAGCGTACTGTTCGTCAACGGATTCCCGGAGGAAGAGGTACAAGGGTTCTGGCGGTTTCCTCTCATACGGTGGGTGCTTCGTACGGCATTGAAAGTTGCGGCGCACCGTGTGGAGGCGGTGGTGAGTATCTGCGGCGAGATCGTGACGCAGATGCAGCAGTCTTGGGGCGTTCTTCCAGAGCGGTGTTTCGTCGTTCGCAATGGAGTCGATGGGGACCGGTTCCACCCTCAATCGCATGGAGCGGCGAGACAGGTCCTCGGCCTTCCTGCCTCAGGCCCCTATATCGGATTTGTCGGGGGATTCTTTCCTTGGCACGGGTTGGAGACGCTGATTGACGCCGTAGGGTTGGTCCGTGACAAGGTGCCCACCGCCACATTTTTGCTGGTGGGAGACGGCCAAACAAGACCTGCCCTTGAAGAACTGGTTCAGCAACGGGGATTGACGGATATCGTCCGCTTTGTCGGTCGGGCCGACTGGGCACAGGTGCCGACATGGATTGCGGCCTGCGATGTCTGTGTCGTCTTGCATCGTCACACTCGATCCTATCCAGGCGACTCTATGAAATTATGGGAATATCTTGCTTGTGGCCGTCCTGTCGTGACGACAGTTGGTCCTGGGTACGGAGAGACGGTGGAGGCGATCGGTTGCGGGCTCGCAGCACAGCCGGACGATGCAGAGGATTTGGCCCGACAGTTGCTCCGCCTGCTTGAAGACCAAGATGCGCGGGCAACAATGGGGGAACGTGGACGGATGGCGGTGGTGCAATCCCATACGTGGGGAGCGCGTGCGCAAGAGTTGGAGCGGGTCTGTCTCGCGGCTCATGCCGCAGCGCAGCGAACAACATGA
- a CDS encoding oligosaccharide flippase family protein, whose protein sequence is MAEPAPLRLRHRILQAGGWAGAGFILDKVIAAIQLMVVARLLSPADFGVMAASATIVLAFMTISELGVESALIAKTEVDREDLAVAWTIAIARGVAMAACLWTTADVIGQVMQMPQLASLLRVHAWLLVLQGLQSPAMALVAKSLNLRLRVTMDLVRRVIEAGAIISLALWLRNVWALLLGQLLGMGVGSLLSFWVAPFKPRLSLYGPAREYLWSYGKHLNVTTLCIFVVMSGGELMIGRMLGQDSLGLYQIALAIPLLLGVRATVLIHQISMPTYALLQRDRPGVIRVFELQMGLVGFIFIPLAAAVAVFAPVIVPLAFGSQWLAIVDPLRVLCLYAVCAGYSSVMTALHYGANRPDLQMKSWIGQCLFYTLAIVPLTMRYGLTGAAAALVASYLVGLLLQGIGTRDLIGTAVDAVYWSTGRAWLIGGALAGAILLMSGATSAAPSSWVLAAACLAAGGLYSGYLWLIEVPRLKVLWEHR, encoded by the coding sequence ATGGCAGAGCCAGCTCCGCTCCGTCTCCGCCATCGAATTCTCCAGGCCGGTGGATGGGCTGGGGCTGGATTTATATTGGATAAGGTGATCGCAGCTATTCAGCTCATGGTGGTAGCTCGACTCCTGAGCCCGGCTGATTTCGGTGTCATGGCGGCATCCGCGACCATCGTGCTGGCCTTCATGACGATCAGTGAGCTGGGCGTTGAGTCGGCGTTGATCGCCAAGACTGAGGTTGACCGTGAGGATTTGGCGGTTGCCTGGACCATCGCGATTGCGCGGGGAGTGGCCATGGCCGCTTGCCTCTGGACCACGGCCGATGTGATCGGTCAGGTCATGCAGATGCCTCAATTGGCGTCGCTGTTGCGGGTCCATGCCTGGTTACTCGTACTGCAGGGATTGCAGAGTCCGGCGATGGCACTCGTGGCAAAAAGTCTGAACCTGCGCCTTCGTGTCACCATGGACCTCGTCAGACGTGTGATTGAAGCCGGCGCAATCATCTCACTTGCGTTGTGGCTCAGAAACGTCTGGGCGCTTTTGCTTGGGCAACTGCTAGGGATGGGCGTGGGCAGCCTCCTGTCGTTCTGGGTAGCACCGTTCAAGCCGCGCCTCTCGCTCTATGGTCCTGCACGGGAGTACTTGTGGAGTTACGGCAAACATCTGAACGTCACGACGCTCTGTATCTTCGTGGTCATGAGCGGGGGCGAGCTGATGATCGGTCGTATGCTCGGACAGGATTCGCTGGGACTCTATCAGATCGCGTTAGCGATTCCGCTGTTGTTGGGCGTACGGGCCACTGTGTTGATCCATCAGATCAGCATGCCCACCTATGCGTTGCTTCAACGGGATCGACCGGGGGTGATCCGTGTTTTCGAACTGCAAATGGGGCTGGTGGGATTCATCTTTATTCCACTGGCCGCTGCAGTCGCGGTGTTCGCTCCGGTGATTGTGCCCTTGGCATTCGGCTCCCAGTGGCTTGCGATCGTCGACCCTCTGAGGGTGCTGTGCCTGTATGCGGTCTGCGCGGGGTACTCGAGCGTCATGACCGCCCTCCACTATGGGGCGAATCGGCCGGATCTTCAGATGAAGAGCTGGATCGGGCAATGTCTTTTTTACACGTTGGCGATTGTGCCGCTCACCATGAGGTATGGTCTCACTGGCGCCGCTGCTGCGCTGGTCGCCAGTTACCTGGTGGGACTCCTATTACAAGGGATCGGGACGAGAGATCTGATCGGTACGGCAGTGGACGCCGTGTATTGGTCGACCGGGAGAGCCTGGCTCATTGGCGGGGCCCTTGCCGGAGCGATTCTTCTGATGTCTGGAGCCACCTCAGCCGCGCCATCCTCATGGGTATTAGCCGCGGCCTGTCTGGCTGCAGGTGGACTCTATAGTGGCTATCTCTGGCTGATCGAGGTTCCACGGTTGAAAGTGCTCTGGGAGCATCGCTGA
- a CDS encoding glycosyltransferase family 2 protein has protein sequence MDDAMIDLSIAIVSYNTKDLLLDCLRSLHAHTSGIRFDVIVVDNDSRDGTVSAVRDSYPAITIIANPDNRGFAKAVNQAGAVSRGRHMLLLNSDTLVRDHALATMVRYLDDHPDVGAVSCKQWTGEGHLNQTSFPFPSIRDHLFYSALFHRIAPSMQAVAAATQAVDCTTSQDVDWANGACLMVRRSLFEQLGGLDESFFMYFEDADLCRRLRQQGYRVRHLAEAAIVHLIGRSSGRDHDFLQLVWEFSRIRYVEKHFPPVKRWLMKGWIAGGIGWRLAQSLGCAPESRRLKIQSGVAVFRRLWRKPQPVEQLLAYSSASHR, from the coding sequence ATGGATGATGCGATGATCGATCTGTCGATTGCCATTGTGAGTTACAACACGAAGGACCTCCTTCTGGATTGTCTTCGTTCTCTCCATGCCCACACGTCTGGAATCAGGTTTGACGTGATCGTCGTCGACAACGATTCACGTGACGGCACGGTGTCGGCAGTCAGAGATAGCTATCCTGCGATCACGATCATTGCGAATCCGGACAATCGGGGATTTGCCAAGGCGGTGAATCAAGCTGGGGCGGTGAGTCGCGGGAGGCACATGCTTCTGCTCAACAGCGACACGCTGGTCAGGGATCACGCGCTGGCGACGATGGTCAGGTACCTGGACGATCATCCGGATGTTGGGGCAGTCAGTTGTAAACAGTGGACAGGAGAGGGACATCTGAACCAAACCTCTTTCCCTTTTCCCTCTATTCGCGATCACCTGTTCTATTCGGCCCTCTTCCACCGAATAGCCCCGTCCATGCAAGCGGTTGCCGCGGCGACACAGGCGGTCGACTGTACAACATCTCAAGATGTCGATTGGGCGAATGGGGCCTGCTTGATGGTCCGGCGATCGCTGTTCGAGCAGTTGGGGGGATTGGACGAATCATTCTTTATGTATTTCGAAGACGCCGATCTGTGCCGGCGTCTTCGCCAACAAGGATATCGCGTGCGGCATCTCGCTGAGGCGGCCATCGTGCACTTGATTGGGCGGAGCAGTGGCCGAGATCATGACTTCTTACAGCTCGTGTGGGAGTTCAGCCGTATCCGATATGTCGAGAAGCATTTTCCTCCGGTCAAGCGCTGGCTCATGAAGGGGTGGATTGCGGGCGGCATCGGGTGGCGATTGGCGCAGTCGCTGGGTTGTGCGCCCGAGTCGCGGCGCCTGAAGATCCAGAGTGGTGTGGCGGTCTTCCGTCGATTGTGGAGAAAGCCGCAGCCGGTTGAGCAGCTGTTGGCCTATTCATCAGCATCGCACCGGTAG
- a CDS encoding class I SAM-dependent methyltransferase has protein sequence MERREAYPTDTQHIVNLSGYVWAAKQIPGLDRLRVLDLACGTGYGSDYLSGKAGRVVGVDCAPQIVASNRARYGYSGASFLAMDGCALGFQDESFDCILSQDTIEHIVDDRRFVAEVARVLRKTGRLVIFTPHGNSIVDKPGDPYHVREYNQEEFREILSPYFSSICWFGRRQGARLQAAERSMDSVRRFDPGGLRNVVPRPVRHWLGGLVSRLQGGPSLRALTPEDIEYVEGVASDTNLIGICTK, from the coding sequence ATGGAACGCCGCGAAGCCTATCCGACCGATACGCAACATATCGTGAACTTGTCAGGCTATGTCTGGGCAGCCAAACAGATTCCAGGGCTGGATCGGTTGCGTGTGCTCGATCTTGCCTGCGGGACGGGCTACGGGTCCGACTATCTGAGCGGAAAGGCCGGTCGAGTTGTCGGGGTGGACTGTGCCCCTCAGATCGTCGCCAGTAACCGTGCCCGCTACGGCTATTCCGGCGCGTCGTTTTTGGCCATGGATGGTTGTGCGCTCGGTTTTCAGGACGAATCCTTCGATTGCATCCTGTCGCAAGATACCATCGAACATATCGTGGACGACCGGCGGTTCGTGGCCGAGGTTGCACGCGTCTTGCGCAAAACGGGCAGGCTCGTCATTTTTACGCCTCACGGGAACAGTATCGTCGACAAGCCGGGAGATCCCTACCACGTGCGGGAGTACAACCAGGAAGAGTTTCGCGAGATACTCTCTCCCTACTTTTCGAGCATCTGCTGGTTCGGTCGCCGTCAGGGCGCACGATTGCAAGCGGCGGAGCGATCGATGGACTCCGTACGTCGATTCGACCCAGGGGGGCTCCGTAATGTCGTGCCTCGTCCCGTTCGGCATTGGCTCGGTGGTCTGGTCAGTCGGCTCCAGGGTGGACCATCGTTGAGGGCCCTGACTCCGGAAGATATCGAGTATGTGGAAGGAGTCGCCAGCGATACGAATCTCATCGGGATTTGCACGAAATGA
- a CDS encoding glycosyltransferase family 39 protein: MTQANDERSAGRWSPTALLLLAGMLGLLARAWTISHTPRQGYAVDDLFDTLAWNLASIGRFTLDGSTPSAHVGPLYPAVLAAFYQLVGHRPDWVPYLHVIFDIGTSSCIYLVGTRLFGSWTGAITASAMFLYPAYWTYDPRIRSESLLTLLMSAWLWAMIVSIESRRFRHFAITGILAGLTLLCKPAAMLLGIGVVALAYGGAETIGLKTRYATVYLLACLLIVMPWTIRNYQTFDRVMPVSAGVGAGLWMGSDPVSRGSWPMSNETESQIWETAGITPLRHAYAMYEVSTDRLLQEKGWARISEAPVRYLGLTLTRMFDFWIGNSYYLVNSDQGFVSGLSRDAADRGWLVASYSVGKRLLLIPGLVLLAVWSAWSHRVRWRELLPLYLFPIGLMSGYVLFTVEAGRYALPVLPCLMVLSVAALAQVRLSRMSVRHR, translated from the coding sequence ATGACGCAGGCCAATGACGAGCGATCAGCCGGACGGTGGTCTCCCACGGCGCTGTTGCTGTTGGCCGGTATGCTGGGATTGTTGGCCAGGGCCTGGACGATTTCCCATACGCCAAGACAGGGTTATGCCGTCGATGACCTGTTCGATACCTTGGCCTGGAATCTTGCATCGATTGGACGATTCACTCTAGATGGGAGCACGCCGTCGGCCCATGTCGGTCCTCTCTATCCCGCTGTCTTAGCCGCGTTCTATCAGCTAGTCGGCCACAGACCGGATTGGGTGCCCTATCTGCATGTCATCTTCGACATCGGCACAAGCAGCTGTATCTACCTGGTGGGAACGAGACTGTTTGGCTCTTGGACCGGTGCGATCACGGCATCGGCCATGTTTCTCTATCCAGCCTATTGGACCTACGATCCCCGGATCAGAAGTGAGAGTTTGCTGACATTGCTGATGAGCGCATGGTTATGGGCGATGATCGTCTCGATCGAATCAAGACGGTTCCGCCACTTTGCCATCACGGGCATACTCGCCGGGTTGACCCTGCTGTGTAAGCCGGCTGCGATGCTGCTGGGGATCGGTGTCGTAGCGCTGGCCTATGGGGGAGCCGAGACCATCGGGCTCAAGACCCGCTACGCAACGGTCTATCTGCTTGCCTGTCTGCTGATCGTGATGCCCTGGACCATTCGTAACTATCAGACGTTCGATAGGGTCATGCCCGTGTCTGCCGGAGTGGGGGCCGGTCTTTGGATGGGCAGTGATCCCGTCTCGCGAGGGAGTTGGCCTATGTCCAATGAGACCGAGTCGCAGATTTGGGAAACCGCCGGGATTACCCCCTTGCGTCACGCCTATGCGATGTACGAGGTGTCGACCGATCGGCTCTTGCAGGAAAAGGGATGGGCGCGTATCAGCGAAGCGCCGGTTCGATACCTCGGGCTGACCCTGACTAGAATGTTCGATTTCTGGATCGGGAACTCCTACTATCTGGTCAACTCGGATCAGGGATTTGTCTCTGGTCTCAGCAGGGATGCTGCCGACCGAGGCTGGCTGGTGGCTAGCTACAGTGTCGGGAAACGACTGCTCCTGATTCCTGGTCTGGTTCTGTTGGCGGTCTGGAGCGCCTGGTCTCATCGTGTCCGCTGGCGTGAGCTTCTTCCCCTCTATCTGTTCCCCATCGGCCTGATGTCGGGCTACGTATTATTCACAGTGGAAGCTGGCCGGTATGCCTTACCTGTGTTACCGTGCCTTATGGTCCTGTCGGTGGCGGCGTTGGCACAGGTTCGCCTCTCAAGAATGTCTGTGCGGCATCGGTAA
- a CDS encoding methyltransferase domain-containing protein, translated as MGYDLTRRQFNRLVRAYQPSRYETFEAEDVRFTTPMNHALKSRDRLHVALRSGLQRFSEGPQTIVDFGPFPGSLLRLLRGIQPTKTARLFGAGLMASPEFVQFMKQDADVEILTVNLDPAGQQFASKGYQETVPLPDSSAQLVFALEIVEHLTSPFHLMTEAYRLLKSGGHVVITTPNVTRIGNIFKLLIGRSPNDRLAPPGYNDPNDEWRPHAREYAMHELAEMLRHVGFEVALSRFFLGEDTQDCQQTPRQSAIDWAKVPFYLVPHLRGSLLILGRKP; from the coding sequence ATGGGTTATGATCTCACCAGAAGGCAATTCAATCGCCTGGTACGAGCCTACCAGCCCTCGCGGTATGAGACGTTTGAGGCGGAAGACGTGCGTTTCACGACCCCGATGAATCATGCCTTGAAATCTCGCGACCGCCTCCATGTGGCGCTGCGAAGCGGGTTGCAGCGTTTTTCTGAAGGACCTCAGACGATTGTGGACTTCGGTCCCTTTCCAGGCAGTCTTTTACGCCTCTTGCGGGGGATTCAGCCGACGAAGACGGCGCGGCTGTTCGGCGCCGGTCTGATGGCGAGTCCAGAATTTGTGCAATTCATGAAGCAGGATGCCGATGTGGAGATTCTTACCGTGAATCTCGATCCTGCCGGGCAACAGTTTGCGTCGAAAGGGTACCAGGAGACCGTACCGCTGCCGGACTCTTCCGCACAGCTCGTCTTTGCGCTGGAGATCGTTGAACATCTGACGTCGCCGTTTCATTTGATGACGGAAGCCTACAGATTGCTGAAGTCCGGCGGGCATGTGGTGATCACCACCCCGAATGTCACCCGCATCGGTAATATTTTCAAGCTGCTGATCGGCCGATCACCCAACGATCGGCTGGCTCCTCCCGGGTACAATGATCCAAACGATGAGTGGCGACCCCATGCGCGGGAATACGCGATGCATGAACTGGCGGAGATGCTGCGTCATGTCGGATTCGAGGTCGCGCTCTCGAGGTTTTTCTTGGGCGAAGACACGCAGGATTGCCAACAGACCCCCCGCCAGAGCGCGATCGACTGGGCCAAGGTGCCGTTCTATCTTGTCCCGCACTTGCGCGGGAGTCTGTTGATCCTGGGGAGAAAGCCCTGA
- a CDS encoding glycosyltransferase: MPVVVAELAGSAAYGGGERYLELLFERLDRTQYCPLLICPEPGSFVGRMEARGVETHLVHLAPLFNPFALWRLTRLLVQERVTILQTHGARSNFYGRIAGRLAGVPVIISTVHNSLKDYESPAFTRWVYAAALRLTLSLIQRIICVSDATCRDLIDECPAAEAKVQVVHNGIDPSAFSAQPDRQKIRQELGLGQQPVLVTIARLTEAKGHRYLLGALPCLLATWPELCCLFVGEGELQDALQRTARELGVERACRFVGVREDIADILAAADLFVLPSLSEGFPFVLLEALAMGCPVVASRVNGIPELIEDGKTGLLVPARDPQALAMAIQELLSDPAAASRMGAAGRTVVREQFTADRMVAKTTVIFDAAVQDAGGPLSVQKQVIA, from the coding sequence ATGCCGGTCGTGGTTGCAGAGCTGGCAGGGTCCGCAGCCTATGGAGGCGGTGAACGATATCTAGAGTTACTCTTTGAGCGTCTCGACCGCACGCAGTACTGCCCGCTCTTGATTTGTCCAGAGCCTGGTTCGTTTGTCGGGCGGATGGAAGCACGAGGCGTGGAGACACACCTCGTCCACCTGGCGCCCTTGTTCAATCCCTTTGCCCTCTGGCGGTTGACTCGGTTGTTGGTTCAGGAACGAGTGACCATCCTCCAGACGCACGGTGCCCGGTCAAACTTTTATGGACGGATTGCGGGACGTCTGGCCGGCGTCCCAGTGATTATTTCGACTGTTCATAATTCGCTGAAAGACTATGAGTCTCCTGCGTTCACACGATGGGTCTATGCGGCAGCACTTCGTCTGACGCTTTCATTGATCCAACGGATCATCTGCGTCTCGGACGCCACTTGCCGTGACTTGATCGACGAATGTCCGGCCGCGGAGGCGAAGGTGCAAGTGGTTCACAACGGGATAGACCCCTCGGCATTTTCGGCGCAACCTGATCGTCAAAAAATTAGGCAGGAGTTGGGACTGGGACAGCAGCCAGTCTTGGTGACGATCGCGCGGCTGACCGAAGCGAAGGGACATCGATACTTGCTTGGGGCGCTTCCTTGCCTGCTCGCTACATGGCCGGAGCTCTGCTGCCTGTTTGTGGGAGAGGGTGAATTACAAGACGCGTTGCAGCGGACAGCGAGAGAGCTGGGTGTCGAGCGGGCCTGTCGGTTTGTGGGGGTGCGTGAGGACATTGCCGATATTTTGGCTGCGGCGGATCTGTTCGTGTTGCCCTCTCTCTCTGAGGGGTTTCCCTTTGTGTTGTTGGAAGCGCTGGCGATGGGTTGTCCCGTCGTTGCGTCGAGGGTGAACGGTATTCCTGAGTTGATTGAAGACGGTAAGACGGGGCTCCTTGTTCCGGCGCGAGACCCCCAGGCGCTTGCGATGGCCATACAAGAATTGTTGAGCGATCCGGCCGCGGCATCGAGGATGGGAGCCGCGGGACGAACTGTGGTACGCGAACAGTTTACGGCGGATCGCATGGTGGCGAAGACGACGGTAATCTTCGATGCGGCGGTGCAAGATGCGGGCGGGCCATTATCGGTCCAGAAGCAGGTGATCGCGTGA